GTGGAAGCTTTTAAGAGCTTTACAAATTTGCTGTACTCAAAAATTGCTTATAGAATGCCATgcttaaccaatcagaatcaagtattccagggagccaagtaataaaaaaaattattggcAGATCTTGAGTGTGACACTATGTGTCAGTGTTGTACTGTTTTACACTAATGAATTGTCATGCTGTGTTGTAAAATGccatatttgtattattttaaactCCCTGCTCTTCTTTCTCTTTATCCCAGGGCTTCCTCAGACAAAGCTTGGTAACTACCTGGAGACACGAGTGAATGAGTATCTGAAGCGTCAGAGTCATCCAGAATCTGGTGATGTCACCATCCGTGTGGTCCACGTCTCTGATAAAGTGGTGGAGGTCAAACCTGGCATGAAGTCCAGGTGAGGGACAGTGCAGAATTTTATGTTGTTGGCTCCAAAATCCaaaaccttaaaataaatatttgctttatttcttttgatttgaagtattattgtgatttattatgAAACACAACAATGTTCCATAAGCTTACATGCAGTAATACACTTGTTCACACAACGATTTTGTCATTGAAGGTCATCAATTTGCTGCATTGTTGGTTGTAGTAGGTATTTATACTACTGAATGCCctaaccagtgttattttagtaccatatactgtatatactattaaagtatttatttatattttgaattggaTTTTATATTtccagttttagtcattttgttctatgcttttgtttttgttcattttattcgttttttttaaataatatttctgtttatttttaatgtattatttttttatttcaggcaacatttcttttaagtttatttttttttatattaatattttatttcagttttattttaattaacaaaacatttaaactttttttttagttttagttaacaataacaattgtGCATCCTTGAAATATTGGACTGCCACAGCTTTTGAAAATCTAGTCATATAAATTGCCTTTGTTTTATCAAGAAATAAGTTTGAGGgaaattgtttttaaaacaaaaaaattgcaGCACTGCATCATGAAGAACATGAACGATTATCAATGCATGAATCAAACTCTTGTAATGCCAATGATTTTCCATACTAAACATTAACACCTTTGTCTTGCTTGGACTCAACTACAATGTCTCAGAGAAGGCAGCTCGCTGTCACACAactcacacaattttttttttttttacttacttTAACTTGGACACAACTATATTGCATTGTcatcattgaaaatgaatgatttCAGGATGCTTTGACACTGCAAAACACTTCCAGTGCAGAAAGCCTTtaggcagataaaaaaaaacaaaaaacacacacacttgcaatACCCAAGTTTGTGTAATATATTGATAGAAAGTGGATTAATGCATAGATCTCTTCTTTCTATACCTGTAAAAGATGATAAATATTCATacttgcttaattaaaattttaaagacCTCATTCCTTTTATAGTAGGCTTTTTGAGAAGTGGTCTTTTCAATGTTCACCATGAAACTATCTAAAAAAATGCACTGTCTTTTTATCACAGGTTTGTTGATAGCGGCGAGATGTCAGAGTCATTCCCGTACAGGACAAAAGCTCTGTTTGCATTTGAGGATATTGACGGAACAGATGTCTGCTTTTTTGGAATGCATGTGCAAGAATACGGTTCCGACTGCCCTCTGCCCAATCAAAGGTTAAAAATAACAAAGACGCAGTCACACATCTTCAAGCACACACCGAATCTTCTCTCACGTGCACGTGGATGGCATTACAAAGGGGTCTGAGAAACTCAAGTAACTAGCGATAtcctctgtctctttctctttccatGCAGACGTGTGTACATCTCCTACCTAGACAGTGTGCACTTTTTCCAACCCCGTCACCTGAGAACAGGAGTCTATCATGAGATCCTCATTGGATACTTGGAGTACGTTAAAAAAATGGGGTTTGTCACTGGACACATCTGGGCTTGCCCGCCAAGCGAGGGTGACGACTACATCTTCCATTGCCACCCATCGGATCAGAAGATTCCCAAACCTAAACGCTTACAAGAGTGGTACAAGAAAATGCTTGACAAAGCAGTAGCTGAGAGAATTGTACATGACTACAAGGTACTGCGACAGCTGCACTTATGATTGACAATAATAGAAGTTTAGAGTCAGCATACTGCACAATAGTCTTTTTTCCTTGGTACTTCTAGTACTTTACTAACTATTGCATGCTTCTTTTCACCCAGGACATTTTTAAGCAGGCAACAGAAGATCGTCTGACCAGCGCAAAGGAGCTCCCATATTTTGAGGGTGATTTTTGGCCTAATGTGTTGGAGGAGAGTATTAAAGAGCTGGAACAGGAGGAGGAAGAACGGAAGAGAGAGGAGAACAACACCTCTAGTGAAAGCATTGATGTAAGTGATGGACCAAATTTGTAACGTACTCAAGTGCCAGAGGAAAACATTTGTTGGGCAtaacatttcaaaatttcaTCAGCAAACTAAGTAACTTTTAGAGCGTTTTCACAACTGGCATATTTGGAGAGTTTCAGAACCTGATGTGTTTTTTCCCTTAGTTGGTTCATTTAGGTATATATGAACACTGCAATCGTGCTCGAATCTGCAAAACAATTGCTCCAAGATTGCCTGAACGAGGTGGTCTCGGCCCAATTGAAAATGAACTCTGAAGCGGTTTGGTTTAGGTCAGAAAGCGATCTGATCCAACGAACCAAGCAGTGTCATAATTCATAATGGAAAATGTGTTATATAAAAAGCTGCAGTGTCAGATTCTGTGAGTTTTTGTGGTTGAAAACCAAAGAGCACCTCTTCAtcttaaaatgttgtgtaattgCTCCAGGCATTGCACGATTGCTGCTGAAGCCTTGATTCTCACTCTaactatatctatatatatatatatatatatatatatatatatatatatatataaataacattatatacacagctatggaaaaaattaattaagagaccactccaagttcagaaatcaatgttaagtggtctcttaattttttccatagcggtgtatataattttatttatatatatatatatatatatatatatatatatatatatatatatatatatatatatatatatatatatatattttttttttttaatcgtttAAAGCCGCAATAAGCCAGCGGAGTGAACTTGTCAATCCATCTTGATGGATGACGCAGCAGAACGTAAACAGGTGAACTCTGAtcaataagaggacagttttactcACATGTGACTTGCATAAACACGTTTTGGTATGCTTTGAAACATTGCCTTGTGAAAGTGAACtgaaccaagaagaaaatgcaacattgtaacacATTTTGTCCCTGTTTTGGAACAAAGCAAACAATCTATAGGTGTGAAAACATCCTTAAAAGTACATCTTGAGAAACTGAGCACATCCTTTGGGTATTTAGCCTTTGGGTATTTAGCCAGCTACTGTCCTCACTTGTATTTAACTAGATTGTAGAGTTTATTAAGGTGCAGCTGCTTTAATACTTAACATTTATTcttaaaactttattataaCTTAATGCTTAAGGTTAATGTGTTTTGACCATCTAGGCAACCAATGGTGACAGCAAGAATGccaaaaaaaagaacagcaagAAGACTAGCAAAAACAAAAGCAGCTTGAGCCGGGCCAATAAAAAGAAACCAGGCATGCCAAATGTCTCCAATGATCTATCCCAGAAACTCTATGCCACGATGGAGAAACACAAAGAGGTATGTAGCTCCCAAAAAGCATTTTGTCATTACATGTTTGGGCCGAACTCACAAATGTCAACATATTGCTTCATTTCAAGGTTTTCTTTGTTATTCGTCTCATCGCTGGCCCTTCTGCCAATTCCCTTCCACCCATTTTGGACCCTGATCCCCTGATGGCCTGTGATCTAATGGATGGACGAGATGCTTTCCTAACACTTGCACGAGACAAGCACCTTGAATTCAGCTCGCTGAGGCGGGCCAAATGGAGCTCCATGTGTATGCTAGTAGAACTGCACAATCAGAGCCAGGACCGCTTTGTCTACACGTGCAATGAATGCAAGCATCACGTTGAGACACGCTTTCACTGCACTGTTTGTGAGGTAAGAAATGTCCATTGGGATGATTAATACTTTGATTGTCAGTAAAGATGTttcaaaaaatactgtattgtgGGGTTTGATGTTGGATAAAAcaccacattttttaaaaatctttttctcCTCCTCTTGTAGGATTATGATCTTTGCATCACTTGCTACAACACCAAGGGCCATGAACATAAGATGGAGAAACTTGGACTGGGTCTTGATGATGAGAGCAACAACCAAGCTGCAGCTTCCACTCAGAACCCTGGTGACTCGCGTCGTCTCAGTATCCAGCGCTGCATCCAGTCTCTGGTGCATGCGTGCCAGTGTCGCAATGCTAATTGCTCTCTGCCATCTTGCCAGAAGATGAAGAGAGTGGTGCAACATACTAAGGGCTGCAAGCGCAAGACCAATGGTGGCTGTCCCATCTGTAAACAACTCATTGCACTATGTTGCTATCATGCCAAGCACTGCCAGGAAAACAAGTGTCCCGTGCCCTTCTGTCTCAACATCAAGCACAAGCTTCGTCAGCAGCAGTTGCAACACAGGCTTCAGCAAGCTCAAATGCTGCGTAGACGTATGGCCACCATGCAGCGTGCAGGACAGCCACCACCATGTGGTGGTGGGCCTCCTGGTGGTCTTCCATCACCTGGTAACAACGGGGCCACAGGTCCTAGCACACCAACGTCGGTCGGTACGCAGCCTGCAACACCTCAGACACCCACACAGCTGACACCGAACCTTACGTCTCTGCCCCAGCCTGGTGTGGGTGGAGTCCCAGCTGGAGCTCCCCAGCAGCCTCCTCAGCATCCCGTCCACCACCAGTTTCAGCAGATGCCAGGTGCAGGCGGGATGATGACCTCACCACAGCACCAAATGGTTCCTCAGCAACCTTTGGGGCAAGTCCCACATCCACACAATCAATATGGTCCCCATTCCACAGGTCCTTCCCCAAATCCACAGTCCCAGGGTAAACCAGGCCTTGGCCATGCGACTCCTCcacaactccctagcaacccaGGCACAGCATCCATGTCCCAGCAACAGCAACCTTCAGGTCCTCCGCCTGCAGCTGTGGAGATAGCCATGAAGATTCAGCAAGTGGCAGATGCACAGCGAAAGATGGCACAGGTTCAGTTGCTACAAAGGCAGGCTGCGCAAGCTGGCATGATGCCTCAGCACCAACAGCCACAGGGACAAATGGGAGTAGCCCACCCTGGTATTGGCATGGTAGGGCCACAAGCGTTAGCCCCGCAGGCACAAACATCAGCTAACAGGGTGCAGATGGAGCAGCAGCAAGGACCTCAGGGAATGATGGTAGGAGCTGGGCccatgcagcagcagcatcagcagcagcCTCAACAGGCAGGTGTGCAAGGTCAGATGGCACCACAAATGCATCTACAGCAGCCGAGAATGAACCCACCACTTCAGCCTCAGCAGCAACAGTGGGCAGGGCAGGGTATGCCAGCCCAGCAGAGACCTGCCATGATGGCTCAGCCGGGAATGGTTGCAATGCAGCCCCAAccgcagcagcaacaacaaatGCAACAACAGCAAGCATCCCAAATGCCAAATCGAAATGCCTTGATGAGTATGGTGCAGGCTGGTCTGCAGAGTGGTGTAGCAAGTGGGGCAGCAGCTGGCAATCTGCCCCAGGGAGCCCTGCAGGAACTTTTGCGGACCTTGCATTCTCCAAGCTCTCCACTACAACAGCAGCAAGTCCTCAACATTCTTCGGTCTAATCCACAACTAATGGCAGCATTTATCAAGCAACGGGTTCAGAAGTATAAAGGAGGCACAGGTGGCCCTGCTGGACCCCAGGGAGGACCAGGACCTATGGGAGGTCAACCAGTGGGTGTCACTACTGGGGTGCCCCAATCTGGCATGCACCTTGGACAGGGTGTTAACATGCAAACTCAACTTTCTCAGctccaacagcagcagcaaatgCAACAGCGGCCGCTAttgcaacagcagcagcagcagcagcaagtcACTGCTttgcagcagcaacaacaacaacaacaacaacaacaacaacaacaacaacaacaacaacaacagcagcagcaacagcagcagcaaggTATTCAGGGCCAGGGTGCTCCAAACATGGCCAACATAAATCCACAGTTTAGAGAGCTGGTCATGAGAAGGCAACAGCAACTACAatttcagcagcagcagcaacaacaacaacaacaacaacaacagcagcagcagcaacaaatgAGCAATCATGCTGCATTTCAACAGCAGCAAGCGTACATAGGCCAGCAGGGTAACATGCAAGCCCCACCAGGAGGCCAACCACTACAAGGGGTGCAACCCGGCCAGCAGCAGAGTTTTCCAGGCAACCATGCACAACAGCAAGCTGCAGCTGCAGCTGCCTTGCAACAGAGACTTGCACAGCAACACCAGCTACAGATGCAACAGCAGCAGAATGCGGCATCACAAGGTGCCGACATGGGGCCTGGAGGAGGTCCACAGCCCACACAAGGAGGTCCTGGTCTTCAGACATCACAGGCATTATTGCAACAGGCCTTGCATCAGCGTATGCTTCAGCAGCAACATCATCTCAGTGGCACCTCACCGGCACAGCAGAACAACCCCATGAGCCCGCAGCAGCAACAGATGTCTCAGTCGCCCCACTTGCAGGGCCAACAGCTCCCATCCTCCCTCAGCAACCAGGTTTGTTCCCCTCAGCCCTCCCCACGACCCCAGTCCCAGCCACCTCACTCAAGTCCGTCCCCACGCCTGCAACCACAGCCCTCGCCCCACCACATCTCGCCTCAGACCCAAACGGGTTCACCGCATCCTAGCCACCTTCAGCAGCATCACTCAGGCATGGCGCCGcctcctccacctccccaacaGCCACAGCACAACTCTAAAGACCCAGGCGGATTTGGTGCAGATCAGAATGCCATGCTTTCTCAGATCAGTGGCATGGCAGGACTCCATGGACCTGGAGCTAATGATATGCTTCAACCTAGTAGCCAGGACCTTGGCATTAACATGAATCTAACCCTTTAGACTTCAGATAGATATTACGAAATTTACAAAACCTCACCAGAGACagtgttagctttttatatacTGCAAAGATGAATTTAGTGTTTTTCCAGCATAAATGAAGATGGACCCTCCTATGAGAAATAGCAACTATTCGACAAATAA
The window above is part of the Chanodichthys erythropterus isolate Z2021 chromosome 3, ASM2448905v1, whole genome shotgun sequence genome. Proteins encoded here:
- the ep300b gene encoding histone acetyltransferase p300 isoform X8, encoding MADNVLDSGPPSAKRPKLSSPALSVSASDGNDFGSLFDLEHDLPDELINSSDLGLPNGMDPSQLHTSLGGGGMSGPLGGSGQDTAAKHKHLSELLRPGAPPSTSTATSSPGNAASLGMMGGLGGGPVTQGLGGPQQQQPGMMPQPGMVSGMNRGMMGTQKGNGQPQSMMGGQMMNGAPRMGYANVNMNAGMAGNGNMLPDSLQQQNAGQQMAQAAMRPQQPGTVNKMGMMAAPGPYGGSYGQCGGQSLGPQLQNKAGQPNSINQFNMDKKPQHGQNMGGMQSSGVVGGVSGPVGAVAPPAADPEKRKLIQQQLVLLLHAHKCHRREQANGEVRQCNLPHCRTMKNVLNHMTHCQAGKSCQVAHCASSRQIISHWKNCTRHDCPVCLPLKSAGDKRNQQSLLGGAGMGMGGPLGGSLPGGQPSAPNLNPPSQIDPSSIERAYAALGLTYQGNQGSSQNQQTSVPSQPGMRTLNNIAGGNSMGVNGGVGGPMMNQHPGMLPDGMLHRSLMNDTSGVGNMSSAATATPPSAGMRKSWHEDITQDLRNHLVHKLVQAIFPTPDPAALKDRRMENLVAYARKVEGDMYESANSRAEYYHLLAEKIYKIQKELEEKRRTRLQKQDGPHSDPSLVQATGPNQMVNRMQNPAGMAHSLNGMNQFAQVGMQQPMGQRATPPLPMGANLNQMSMQGTPRMAQPNVPQLQNQYMQNQFPGTGAGLGQGVVSLNQPAGQGAIPQNQMPTPPSLAVSSPVAQTQSAVSGSGASVGPQGPPSNLHQPAPQSGLHTHCPPLLQNSPSPARSLTPTPAPHQTPPQLPGNQTPQPHTPTSSTTMAPPATQLPPMAQGVGSEKNSQLQQQSHGGGATGGPQTGLASSVPSQNTHGLCAHPHTPLSQKSSLTADGQASTPASVSSADPSSQLTSSEPTAPLDPKTEVKQEEEDENETEDKASGKMAAMQTEIKSEEKPEKEEPAGDECKTEPMETSTGSTDEDKKPEVKTEPKEEETAGTNSTPANTQSKKKVFKPDELRQALMPTLEALYRQDPESLPFRQPVDPQLLGIPVRIRTSNKTNLDYFDIVKNPMDLSTIKRKLDTGQYQEPWQYVDDVWLMFNNAWLYNRKTSRVYKYCSKLAEVFEQEIDPVMQEMGYCCGRKLEFSPQTLCCYGKQLCTIPRDAAYFSYQNRYHFCEKCFNEIQGENVSLGDDPTQPQTSINKDQFQRKKNDTLDPELLLECADCGRKMHQICVLHNDTIWPSGFVCGGCLKKANATRKENKYSAKRLPQTKLGNYLETRVNEYLKRQSHPESGDVTIRVVHVSDKVVEVKPGMKSRFVDSGEMSESFPYRTKALFAFEDIDGTDVCFFGMHVQEYGSDCPLPNQRRVYISYLDSVHFFQPRHLRTGVYHEILIGYLEYVKKMGFVTGHIWACPPSEGDDYIFHCHPSDQKIPKPKRLQEWYKKMLDKAVAERIVHDYKDIFKQATEDRLTSAKELPYFEGDFWPNVLEESIKELEQEEEERKREENNTSSESIDATNGDSKNAKKKNSKKTSKNKSSLSRANKKKPGMPNVSNDLSQKLYATMEKHKEVFFVIRLIAGPSANSLPPILDPDPLMACDLMDGRDAFLTLARDKHLEFSSLRRAKWSSMCMLVELHNQSQDRFVYTCNECKHHVETRFHCTVCEDYDLCITCYNTKGHEHKMEKLGLGLDDESNNQAAASTQNPGDSRRLSIQRCIQSLVHACQCRNANCSLPSCQKMKRVVQHTKGCKRKTNGGCPICKQLIALCCYHAKHCQENKCPVPFCLNIKHKLRQQQLQHRLQQAQMLRRRMATMQRAGQPPPCGGGPPGGLPSPGNNGATGPSTPTSVGTQPATPQTPTQLTPNLTSLPQPGVGGVPAGAPQQPPQHPVHHQFQQMPGAGGMMTSPQHQMVPQQPLGQVPHPHNQYGPHSTGPSPNPQSQGKPGLGHATPPQLPSNPGTASMSQQQQPSGPPPAAVEIAMKIQQVADAQRKMAQVQLLQRQAAQAGMMPQHQQPQGQMGVAHPGIGMVGPQALAPQAQTSANRVQMEQQQGPQGMMVGAGPMQQQHQQQPQQAGVQGQMAPQMHLQQPRMNPPLQPQQQQWAGQGMPAQQRPAMMAQPGMVAMQPQPQQQQQMQQQQASQMPNRNALMSMVQAGLQSGVASGAAAGNLPQGALQELLRTLHSPSSPLQQQQVLNILRSNPQLMAAFIKQRVQKYKGGTGGPAGPQGGPGPMGGQPVGVTTGVPQSGMHLGQGVNMQTQLSQLQQQQQMQQRPLLQQQQQQQQVTALQQQQQQQQQQQQQQQQQQQQQQQQQQQGIQGQGAPNMANINPQFRELVMRRQQQLQFQQQQQQQQQQQQQQQQQQMSNHAAFQQQQAYIGQQGNMQAPPGGQPLQGVQPGQQQSFPGNHAQQQAAAAAALQQRLAQQHQLQMQQQQNAASQGADMGPGGGPQPTQGGPGLQTSQALLQQALHQRMLQQQHHLSGTSPAQQNNPMSPQQQQMSQSPHLQGQQLPSSLSNQVCSPQPSPRPQSQPPHSSPSPRLQPQPSPHHISPQTQTGSPHPSHLQQHHSGMAPPPPPPQQPQHNSKDPGGFGADQNAMLSQISGMAGLHGPGANDMLQPSSQDLGINMNLTL
- the ep300b gene encoding histone acetyltransferase p300 isoform X5 yields the protein MADNVLDSGPPSAKRPKLSSPALSVSASDGNDFGSLFDLEHDLPDELINSSDLGLPNGMDPSQLHTSLGGGGMSGPLGGSGQDTAAKHKHLSELLRPGAPPSTSTATSSPGNAASLGMMGGLGGGPVTQGLGGPQQQQPGMMPQPGMVSGMNRGMMGTQKGNGQPQSMMGGQMMNGAPRMGYANVNMNAGMAGNGNMLPDSLQQQNAGQQMAQAAMRPQQPGTVNKMGMMAAPGPYGGSYGQCGGQSLGPQLQNKAGQPNSINQFNMDKKPQHGQNMGGMQSSGVVGGVSGPVGAVAPPAADPEKRKLIQQQLVLLLHAHKCHRREQANGEVRQCNLPHCRTMKNVLNHMTHCQAGKSCQVAHCASSRQIISHWKNCTRHDCPVCLPLKSAGDKRNQQSLLGGAGMGMGGPLGGSLPGGQPSAPNLNPPSQIDPSSIERAYAALGLTYQGNQGSSQNQQTSVPSQPGMRTLNNIAGGNSMGVNGGVGGPMMNQHPGMLPDGMLHRSLMNDTSGVGNMSSAATATPPSAGMRKSWHEDITQDLRNHLVHKLVQAIFPTPDPAALKDRRMENLVAYARKVEGDMYESANSRAEYYHLLAEKIYKIQKELEEKRRTRLQKQGMMPAQPGMPNSALPQAPAGMNQAQLPNGPHSDPSLVQATGPNQMVNRMQNPAGMNQFAQVGMQQPMGQRATPPLPMGANLNQMSMQGTPRMAQPNVPQLQNQYMQNQFPGTGAGLGQGVVSLNQPAGQGAIPQNQMPTPPSLAVSSPVAQTQSAVSGSGASVGPQGPPSNLHQPAPQSGLHTHCPPLLQNSPSPARSLTPTPAPHQTPPQLPGNQTPQPHTPTSSTTMAPPATQLPPMAQGVGSEKNSQLQQQSHGGGATGGPQTGLASSVPSQNTHGLCAHPHTPLSQKSSLTADGQASTPASVSSADPSSQLTSSEPTAPLDPKTEVKQEEEDENETEDKASGKMAAMQTEIKSEEKPEKEEPAGDECKTEPMETSTGSTDEDKKPEVKTEPKEEETAGTNSTPANTQSKKKVFKPDELRQALMPTLEALYRQDPESLPFRQPVDPQLLGIPVRIRTSNKTNLDYFDIVKNPMDLSTIKRKLDTGQYQEPWQYVDDVWLMFNNAWLYNRKTSRVYKYCSKLAEVFEQEIDPVMQEMGYCCGRKLEFSPQTLCCYGKQLCTIPRDAAYFSYQNRYHFCEKCFNEIQGENVSLGDDPTQPQTSINKDQFQRKKNDTLDPELLLECADCGRKMHQICVLHNDTIWPSGFVCGGCLKKANATRKENKYSAKRLPQTKLGNYLETRVNEYLKRQSHPESGDVTIRVVHVSDKVVEVKPGMKSRFVDSGEMSESFPYRTKALFAFEDIDGTDVCFFGMHVQEYGSDCPLPNQRRVYISYLDSVHFFQPRHLRTGVYHEILIGYLEYVKKMGFVTGHIWACPPSEGDDYIFHCHPSDQKIPKPKRLQEWYKKMLDKAVAERIVHDYKDIFKQATEDRLTSAKELPYFEGDFWPNVLEESIKELEQEEEERKREENNTSSESIDATNGDSKNAKKKNSKKTSKNKSSLSRANKKKPGMPNVSNDLSQKLYATMEKHKEVFFVIRLIAGPSANSLPPILDPDPLMACDLMDGRDAFLTLARDKHLEFSSLRRAKWSSMCMLVELHNQSQDRFVYTCNECKHHVETRFHCTVCEDYDLCITCYNTKGHEHKMEKLGLGLDDESNNQAAASTQNPGDSRRLSIQRCIQSLVHACQCRNANCSLPSCQKMKRVVQHTKGCKRKTNGGCPICKQLIALCCYHAKHCQENKCPVPFCLNIKHKLRQQQLQHRLQQAQMLRRRMATMQRAGQPPPCGGGPPGGLPSPGNNGATGPSTPTSVGTQPATPQTPTQLTPNLTSLPQPGVGGVPAGAPQQPPQHPVHHQFQQMPGAGGMMTSPQHQMVPQQPLGQVPHPHNQYGPHSTGPSPNPQSQGKPGLGHATPPQLPSNPGTASMSQQQQPSGPPPAAVEIAMKIQQVADAQRKMAQVQLLQRQAAQAGMMPQHQQPQGQMGVAHPGIGMVGPQALAPQAQTSANRVQMEQQQGPQGMMVGAGPMQQQHQQQPQQAGVQGQMAPQMHLQQPRMNPPLQPQQQQWAGQGMPAQQRPAMMAQPGMVAMQPQPQQQQQMQQQQASQMPNRNALMSMVQAGLQSGVASGAAAGNLPQGALQELLRTLHSPSSPLQQQQVLNILRSNPQLMAAFIKQRVQKYKGGTGGPAGPQGGPGPMGGQPVGVTTGVPQSGMHLGQGVNMQTQLSQLQQQQQMQQRPLLQQQQQQQQVTALQQQQQQQQQQQQQQQQQQQQQQQQQQQGIQGQGAPNMANINPQFRELVMRRQQQLQFQQQQQQQQQQQQQQQQQQMSNHAAFQQQQAYIGQQGNMQAPPGGQPLQGVQPGQQQSFPGNHAQQQAAAAAALQQRLAQQHQLQMQQQQNAASQGADMGPGGGPQPTQGGPGLQTSQALLQQALHQRMLQQQHHLSGTSPAQQNNPMSPQQQQMSQSPHLQGQQLPSSLSNQVCSPQPSPRPQSQPPHSSPSPRLQPQPSPHHISPQTQTGSPHPSHLQQHHSGMAPPPPPPQQPQHNSKDPGGFGADQNAMLSQISGMAGLHGPGANDMLQPSSQDLGINMNLTL
- the ep300b gene encoding histone acetyltransferase p300 isoform X11, whose translation is MADNVLDSGPPSAKRPKLSSPALSVSASDGNDFGSLFDLEHDLPDELINSSDLGLPNGMDPSQLHTSLGGGGMSGPLGGSGQDTAAKHKHLSELLRPGAPPSTSTATSSPGNAASLGMMGGLGGGPVTQGLGGPQQQQPGMMPQPGMVSGMNRGMMGTQKGNGQPQSMMGGQMMNGAPRMGYANVNMNAGMAGNGNMLPDSLQQQNAGQQMAQAAMRPQQPGTVNKMGMMAAPGPYGGSYGQCGGQSLGPQLQNKAGQPNSINQFNMDKKPQHGQNMGGMQSSGVVGGVSGPVGAVAPPAADPEKRKLIQQQLVLLLHAHKCHRREQANGEVRQCNLPHCRTMKNVLNHMTHCQAGKSCQVAHCASSRQIISHWKNCTRHDCPVCLPLKSAGDKRNQQSLLGGAGMGMGGPLGGSLPGGQPSAPNLNPPSQIDPSSIERAYAALGLTYQGNQGSSQNQQTSVPSQPGMRTLNNIGGNSMGVNGGVGGPMMNQHPGMLPDGMLHRSLMNDTSGVGNMSSAATATPPSAGMRKSWHEDITQDLRNHLVHKLVQAIFPTPDPAALKDRRMENLVAYARKVEGDMYESANSRAEYYHLLAEKIYKIQKELEEKRRTRLQKQDGPHSDPSLVQATGPNQMVNRMQNPAGMNQFAQVGMQQPMGQRATPPLPMGANLNQMSMQGTPRMAQPNVPQLQNQYMQNQFPGTGAGLGQGVVSLNQPAGQGAIPQNQMPTPPSLAVSSPVAQTQSAVSGSGASVGPQGPPSNLHQPAPQSGLHTHCPPLLQNSPSPARSLTPTPAPHQTPPQLPGNQTPQPHTPTSSTTMAPPATQLPPMAQGVGSEKNSQLQQQSHGGGATGGPQTGLASSVPSQNTHGLCAHPHTPLSQKSSLTADGQASTPASVSSADPSSQLTSSEPTAPLDPKTEVKQEEEDENETEDKASGKMAAMQTEIKSEEKPEKEEPAGDECKTEPMETSTGSTDEDKKPEVKTEPKEEETAGTNSTPANTQSKKKVFKPDELRQALMPTLEALYRQDPESLPFRQPVDPQLLGIPDYFDIVKNPMDLSTIKRKLDTGQYQEPWQYVDDVWLMFNNAWLYNRKTSRVYKYCSKLAEVFEQEIDPVMQEMGYCCGRKLEFSPQTLCCYGKQLCTIPRDAAYFSYQNRYHFCEKCFNEIQGENVSLGDDPTQPQTSINKDQFQRKKNDTLDPELLLECADCGRKMHQICVLHNDTIWPSGFVCGGCLKKANATRKENKYSAKRLPQTKLGNYLETRVNEYLKRQSHPESGDVTIRVVHVSDKVVEVKPGMKSRFVDSGEMSESFPYRTKALFAFEDIDGTDVCFFGMHVQEYGSDCPLPNQRRVYISYLDSVHFFQPRHLRTGVYHEILIGYLEYVKKMGFVTGHIWACPPSEGDDYIFHCHPSDQKIPKPKRLQEWYKKMLDKAVAERIVHDYKDIFKQATEDRLTSAKELPYFEGDFWPNVLEESIKELEQEEEERKREENNTSSESIDATNGDSKNAKKKNSKKTSKNKSSLSRANKKKPGMPNVSNDLSQKLYATMEKHKEVFFVIRLIAGPSANSLPPILDPDPLMACDLMDGRDAFLTLARDKHLEFSSLRRAKWSSMCMLVELHNQSQDRFVYTCNECKHHVETRFHCTVCEDYDLCITCYNTKGHEHKMEKLGLGLDDESNNQAAASTQNPGDSRRLSIQRCIQSLVHACQCRNANCSLPSCQKMKRVVQHTKGCKRKTNGGCPICKQLIALCCYHAKHCQENKCPVPFCLNIKHKLRQQQLQHRLQQAQMLRRRMATMQRAGQPPPCGGGPPGGLPSPGNNGATGPSTPTSVGTQPATPQTPTQLTPNLTSLPQPGVGGVPAGAPQQPPQHPVHHQFQQMPGAGGMMTSPQHQMVPQQPLGQVPHPHNQYGPHSTGPSPNPQSQGKPGLGHATPPQLPSNPGTASMSQQQQPSGPPPAAVEIAMKIQQVADAQRKMAQVQLLQRQAAQAGMMPQHQQPQGQMGVAHPGIGMVGPQALAPQAQTSANRVQMEQQQGPQGMMVGAGPMQQQHQQQPQQAGVQGQMAPQMHLQQPRMNPPLQPQQQQWAGQGMPAQQRPAMMAQPGMVAMQPQPQQQQQMQQQQASQMPNRNALMSMVQAGLQSGVASGAAAGNLPQGALQELLRTLHSPSSPLQQQQVLNILRSNPQLMAAFIKQRVQKYKGGTGGPAGPQGGPGPMGGQPVGVTTGVPQSGMHLGQGVNMQTQLSQLQQQQQMQQRPLLQQQQQQQQVTALQQQQQQQQQQQQQQQQQQQQQQQQQQQGIQGQGAPNMANINPQFRELVMRRQQQLQFQQQQQQQQQQQQQQQQQQMSNHAAFQQQQAYIGQQGNMQAPPGGQPLQGVQPGQQQSFPGNHAQQQAAAAAALQQRLAQQHQLQMQQQQNAASQGADMGPGGGPQPTQGGPGLQTSQALLQQALHQRMLQQQHHLSGTSPAQQNNPMSPQQQQMSQSPHLQGQQLPSSLSNQVCSPQPSPRPQSQPPHSSPSPRLQPQPSPHHISPQTQTGSPHPSHLQQHHSGMAPPPPPPQQPQHNSKDPGGFGADQNAMLSQISGMAGLHGPGANDMLQPSSQDLGINMNLTL